One window from the genome of Oceanisphaera sp. IT1-181 encodes:
- a CDS encoding YkgJ family cysteine cluster protein, whose protein sequence is MAAEEVTCATCRACCCRLEVMLITDTGVPKEHITEDKWGGETMLRLDDGWCSAIDRETMLCTIYEQRPWICREFEMGSDECLDERAELL, encoded by the coding sequence ATAGCGGCAGAAGAAGTAACCTGCGCTACCTGTCGGGCATGCTGCTGCCGGTTAGAAGTGATGCTGATTACGGATACCGGCGTGCCTAAAGAGCACATTACTGAAGATAAATGGGGCGGCGAAACCATGCTGCGCTTAGACGATGGCTGGTGCTCGGCCATCGACCGCGAAACCATGTTGTGCACCATTTATGAACAGCGGCCGTGGATCTGCCGCGAATTCGAGATGGGCTCTGATGAATGCCTTGATGAAAGAGCCGAGCTTTTGTGA
- a CDS encoding ABC transporter ATP-binding protein — MSNSMPNSERLTRDGSLQKNQQDSYQSKQQNKPQIVLQLDKLNKIFNPNTPLENHVLHDISLQVSRGELVALVGTSGSGKSTLLNVMGLLDVASTGELRIQGQLIQGHLPSGLSEQQRTQLRSESIGFVFQFHHLISAFSVLDNVLMPLMLRYGKPSKEQTAYAEYLLNEVGLSNFIRQSTNRLSGGQQQRVAIARALVTRPALVLADEPTGNLDTQTADEVFNLFERFNLEHECAIVIVTHDPRLSARCPRTIRLSDGRVVYDGASADLP; from the coding sequence ATGTCTAACTCTATGCCTAACTCAGAGCGTTTAACGCGTGATGGCTCTCTACAAAAAAATCAGCAAGACAGCTATCAAAGCAAACAGCAAAACAAGCCGCAAATAGTGCTGCAGCTGGATAAGCTAAATAAAATTTTTAACCCCAACACGCCGCTAGAAAACCATGTGTTGCATGATATTTCGCTGCAAGTCAGTCGCGGCGAATTAGTGGCCTTGGTTGGCACCTCTGGCTCCGGCAAGAGTACGCTACTAAATGTGATGGGTTTGTTGGATGTAGCCTCAACAGGCGAGCTGCGTATTCAAGGGCAGTTAATTCAAGGCCATTTGCCTTCAGGCTTGAGCGAGCAGCAACGTACGCAACTGCGCAGTGAATCCATTGGCTTTGTGTTTCAGTTTCACCACTTAATTAGTGCCTTTAGCGTATTGGATAATGTGCTAATGCCACTGATGCTGCGCTACGGGAAACCCTCAAAAGAGCAAACCGCCTATGCTGAATATCTATTAAATGAGGTGGGATTAAGCAACTTTATCCGCCAATCCACTAACCGTTTATCTGGTGGTCAGCAGCAGCGAGTGGCGATAGCCCGCGCACTGGTTACGCGCCCCGCATTGGTATTAGCAGATGAGCCCACCGGTAACCTAGACACCCAAACCGCAGATGAAGTGTTTAACTTATTTGAGCGCTTTAACCTAGAGCATGAATGCGCCATTGTGATTGTCACTCACGACCCTCGCCTTAGTGCCCGCTGCCCGCGCACCATCCGTTTAAGTGATGGCCGCGTAGTTTATGATGGCGCCTCGGCAGACTTACCGTAA
- a CDS encoding ABC transporter permease, translating into MLFVKRLARLRDSLWIEWRIALRFLADNPLQTLLISVAISVGAAVIVFITALIVGLQNNVIDKTLGTQAHIRIEATRQHNNLSAPPDNKYLWALESPRAQRLQTINNWQEVRDALDNYGAFNGILNTVSPLISGPAFAQKGTARASVALMGIDPTRYSGIINLNDYLQAGRFSVDAGDVLIGSQLATDLGLRTGDKLRLNAGDNRQTVVNVVGIFELGVRELDSRYVYTSLKQAQALLDLPGGVTILELKINDVFAAEYWAQRIGKLTGLYVQSWMESNGQLLNALQSQSMTTQMIRVFVAMSVIFGIASVLAVSVVQRTREIGILRAMGSSQQQILRVFLLQGGLLGLAGSLLGVLVGFLLVLLFNNLGKSLFVLRLEPSMLLSAILIATVAGVVAAAVPARRAAKYDPAVAIRYV; encoded by the coding sequence ATGTTATTCGTTAAGCGCTTGGCGCGGTTGCGCGATTCACTGTGGATAGAGTGGCGCATTGCGCTGCGCTTTCTCGCCGATAATCCGCTGCAAACCTTGCTGATCAGCGTGGCCATTTCGGTGGGTGCGGCGGTCATAGTGTTTATTACCGCACTCATCGTTGGCCTGCAAAATAACGTGATCGATAAAACCTTGGGCACCCAAGCGCATATTCGGATTGAGGCCACGCGCCAGCATAATAATTTGTCGGCCCCGCCTGATAATAAATACCTGTGGGCATTAGAAAGCCCGCGCGCTCAGCGCTTACAAACCATTAATAACTGGCAAGAAGTGCGTGATGCGCTAGATAACTATGGCGCATTTAATGGCATATTAAATACCGTATCGCCGCTAATCTCTGGCCCCGCCTTTGCGCAAAAAGGCACGGCTCGCGCCTCTGTGGCCTTAATGGGCATAGATCCGACACGTTATTCTGGCATTATTAATCTCAACGATTACCTGCAAGCAGGTCGCTTTAGTGTGGATGCCGGTGATGTGTTAATTGGCAGTCAGTTAGCCACAGATTTAGGGCTGCGCACCGGTGATAAGTTGCGCTTAAATGCCGGAGATAACCGCCAAACGGTGGTGAATGTGGTGGGTATCTTTGAGCTAGGAGTACGCGAGCTAGACAGCCGTTATGTCTATACCAGCCTCAAACAAGCGCAAGCGCTGCTCGACCTACCCGGTGGCGTGACCATTTTAGAACTAAAAATTAACGATGTATTTGCCGCCGAATATTGGGCGCAACGCATCGGCAAGCTCACGGGCCTGTATGTACAAAGTTGGATGGAAAGTAACGGCCAGCTGCTCAATGCCCTGCAATCTCAAAGCATGACCACCCAGATGATCCGTGTATTTGTGGCCATGTCGGTGATCTTTGGCATCGCCAGTGTGTTGGCAGTGAGCGTGGTGCAGCGCACCCGAGAGATTGGTATTTTGCGCGCCATGGGCAGTTCTCAGCAGCAAATTTTACGGGTGTTTCTCTTACAAGGCGGCTTGCTGGGCTTAGCAGGCTCGCTGCTCGGCGTGTTGGTGGGGTTTCTCTTGGTGCTGCTGTTTAACAACTTGGGCAAGAGCTTATTTGTTCTTCGATTAGAGCCTTCCATGCTGCTGTCGGCAATTTTAATTGCCACTGTGGCCGGCGTTGTAGCAGCCGCGGTGCCGGCCCGTCGGGCAGCGAAATACGATCCTGCAGTGGCGATTCGTTATGTCTAA
- a CDS encoding efflux RND transporter periplasmic adaptor subunit translates to MRIIYGLIIAALGVALLVGVQKWRGPVLPAITVELKPLELRIVASGEVRYQTLARIGSEITGTVLVRHVREGDRVNKGDLLIELNRDQAQSGLAQAKTLLQQLQKISRPQAQAALKEAQENANQASREARRRQALASKGTISTEQAEQARRLELTANTLLTRAQLTANSLAANSIEEQLLRQRITSAEADLAKTRIYAPFAGRVQTRNVEPGDLVQPSTVLLEIARSNTENTRDGLEDGLEVVVALDEKNFAPLQLNQPVQLIADAWPEQTVAGMVSFIAPAVDSGRGTIDVHIKVLADASTQTLATQQKPHAFLQGMTVSANIIANQRDATLVLPNDYLLTNTSGKTQVLRWKNGKVNAVPVQLGLRNMTHSEIIAGLNEGDVVVHADKLQADKLSDGKSARVRFEQAPHVIR, encoded by the coding sequence ATGCGCATAATTTATGGACTTATTATTGCCGCGCTGGGCGTAGCGCTCTTGGTGGGCGTGCAAAAATGGCGCGGGCCTGTGTTACCCGCAATAACGGTGGAGCTTAAGCCGCTGGAGCTGCGCATTGTGGCCAGTGGCGAGGTGCGCTACCAGACCTTAGCCCGTATTGGCAGTGAGATAACCGGCACGGTTCTCGTCCGCCATGTGCGTGAAGGCGACCGTGTTAATAAAGGTGATTTGCTGATTGAGCTAAATCGCGATCAAGCACAGTCTGGCCTAGCTCAAGCAAAAACCTTACTGCAGCAGTTACAAAAAATCAGTCGCCCTCAAGCGCAAGCCGCACTTAAAGAGGCGCAAGAAAATGCTAATCAAGCCAGCCGAGAAGCCCGCCGCCGACAGGCATTGGCCAGCAAAGGCACTATTTCTACCGAGCAAGCCGAGCAAGCTCGGCGTTTAGAGCTGACTGCCAACACCCTGCTCACCCGTGCCCAATTAACGGCCAACTCCTTAGCGGCCAATAGCATCGAAGAACAATTATTACGCCAGCGCATTACCAGTGCCGAGGCAGACTTGGCCAAGACGCGCATTTATGCGCCCTTTGCTGGCCGCGTGCAAACCCGCAATGTGGAGCCCGGCGACTTAGTGCAACCCAGCACAGTCTTGCTGGAAATCGCCCGCAGCAATACAGAAAATACCCGTGACGGATTAGAGGATGGCTTAGAGGTAGTAGTCGCATTAGATGAGAAAAACTTTGCGCCGCTGCAATTAAACCAACCCGTACAACTGATTGCCGATGCCTGGCCCGAGCAAACGGTAGCAGGCATGGTGAGCTTTATCGCACCAGCCGTGGATAGCGGGCGCGGCACTATAGATGTGCATATTAAGGTGCTGGCAGATGCCTCAACTCAAACTTTAGCCACCCAGCAAAAGCCCCATGCATTTTTACAGGGCATGACGGTATCGGCCAATATTATTGCCAACCAGCGAGACGCGACCTTAGTGCTGCCCAATGATTATCTGTTAACAAATACCAGCGGAAAAACACAAGTATTGCGCTGGAAAAATGGCAAGGTGAACGCTGTGCCGGTGCAATTAGGCTTACGCAATATGACCCACAGTGAGATTATTGCCGGCCTTAACGAAGGCGACGTTGTGGTGCACGCAGACAAGCTACAAGCGGATAAGCTTAGTGACGGCAAGTCGGCGCGAGTGCGTTTTGAGCAAGCACCTCATGTTATTCGTTAA
- the pgaA gene encoding poly-beta-1,6 N-acetyl-D-glucosamine export porin PgaA produces MVLPNLHSGCFVLAMVLSAIPVMAADATYDSLVSQARAGNTGPLLSWLEQNRKHLNTSMQADWLQVANWAGDDQQVILVWEGLPHTVRNRIPERGVLAVARSYRNQQQWQKSLAIWQEVLRSNPQQQDARAGWIMSLTDAGQQHQARHEADRFVLESGSDLSHQVFVYVIKGNGNGWDELFALTQLQELNQGAEQANLNPMLMNALAVEQVSAPALQLGQQLDPSATTLRKLELDQAAELVRMAQTDSRGEQEQHRIADRALARYTTLLQNWKAQIGTDASVDAAIEADSRRARIDRLGAYQARNRFTDVIDEFERLQQQGNSIPAYAQRWAASAYLSNRQPDKAYRILSELFVGQPASQLPSEDAQDLFFAALESERLNEAGQIARDITANTPQYRYYHGSTSPQPNDNWLSGQVLESYYLQKINRLDAAELHNLKLSDSGPGNQGLRINVAEVLLARGLPRAAERQLKIGEVLEPANLGLERQQAYVAQSLQEWDQFDLLVEDVMQRSADEPATQQLVRSHQVENLSEFRLGGSKGISSDNPVSGAHDLNLYSALYGPRMYEHWRPFIGFDYRAGRFDEGKGSERIQALGAEYSSRDNWGELELSNHNARGDNETGLRFSYWHDFNDHWRLGTDVERLARDTPLRAIRSGVTSNQAGGFVRWYENERRQYQFSFGLSDFSDDNQRLNYAISGLERLFTGPYLTVDLLPSISMSSNSQQDGAYYSPKRDLSVAPTLFADHVLYRQYDQVWRQQFVLGAGYYWQQDYGGGISTTAGYGQRYGTNQVFDVGAMLLWSKQPYDGKREHDLSLVFDVNYRF; encoded by the coding sequence ATGGTCTTACCTAATCTGCACTCAGGCTGCTTTGTGCTGGCTATGGTGTTGTCTGCTATTCCCGTGATGGCCGCTGATGCTACCTATGACAGTTTGGTGAGTCAGGCTAGGGCTGGAAACACTGGCCCTTTATTATCTTGGTTAGAGCAGAATCGTAAGCACCTTAATACAAGCATGCAGGCCGACTGGCTGCAGGTAGCCAACTGGGCTGGTGATGACCAACAAGTGATCTTGGTTTGGGAGGGCCTGCCGCATACCGTCCGTAACCGCATTCCCGAGCGCGGCGTGTTAGCGGTCGCCCGTTCTTATCGAAACCAGCAACAATGGCAGAAATCCTTAGCCATCTGGCAGGAAGTATTGCGCAGTAACCCACAGCAGCAGGATGCTCGTGCCGGTTGGATCATGAGTCTTACAGATGCCGGTCAACAGCATCAAGCTCGCCACGAAGCGGATCGTTTTGTGCTGGAAAGTGGCAGTGATCTTAGCCATCAAGTGTTTGTTTATGTTATCAAAGGTAATGGTAACGGTTGGGATGAGCTTTTTGCTTTAACTCAGTTACAAGAACTTAATCAAGGCGCTGAACAGGCTAACCTCAATCCTATGTTGATGAATGCTTTGGCCGTGGAACAGGTGTCTGCACCTGCGCTTCAGCTTGGGCAACAACTGGATCCGAGCGCCACCACTCTACGCAAGTTGGAGCTGGATCAAGCCGCTGAGCTGGTGCGTATGGCCCAGACTGATAGTCGCGGCGAACAGGAGCAACATCGGATTGCAGACCGCGCTCTAGCGCGCTACACCACATTGCTACAAAACTGGAAAGCTCAGATAGGTACTGATGCCTCTGTTGATGCGGCTATTGAGGCAGATAGTCGGCGTGCGCGCATTGATCGTCTCGGAGCCTATCAGGCGCGTAACCGTTTTACGGATGTCATTGACGAATTCGAACGCCTGCAACAACAGGGAAATTCGATCCCCGCTTATGCTCAGCGCTGGGCCGCCAGTGCTTACCTGTCCAATAGACAACCGGATAAGGCTTATCGTATTCTCAGCGAACTCTTTGTCGGTCAGCCTGCTTCTCAGCTGCCCTCAGAAGATGCACAAGATTTGTTCTTTGCGGCACTGGAAAGCGAGCGTCTTAACGAAGCCGGACAGATCGCGCGGGATATCACTGCCAATACTCCTCAATACCGTTATTACCATGGTTCGACCTCTCCACAGCCCAACGATAACTGGCTCTCTGGCCAAGTACTAGAATCGTATTATTTACAAAAAATTAATCGCCTAGATGCTGCAGAGCTGCATAACCTAAAGCTGAGTGATAGTGGGCCTGGCAACCAAGGCTTACGTATTAACGTAGCAGAAGTATTGTTAGCTCGAGGTCTGCCAAGAGCCGCCGAACGGCAGCTAAAAATTGGTGAAGTGCTAGAGCCTGCCAACTTGGGTTTAGAGCGCCAACAGGCTTATGTTGCACAAAGTCTGCAAGAGTGGGATCAGTTTGACCTGCTGGTTGAAGATGTCATGCAGCGTAGTGCCGATGAGCCAGCTACGCAGCAACTGGTACGTAGCCATCAAGTTGAAAACTTGTCGGAATTTAGGCTTGGCGGCAGTAAAGGTATCTCTTCTGACAATCCGGTGAGCGGTGCTCATGACTTGAATCTGTATTCGGCACTTTATGGCCCACGCATGTATGAACACTGGCGGCCCTTTATCGGTTTCGACTATCGGGCAGGACGCTTTGACGAAGGGAAGGGCAGCGAACGTATTCAAGCTCTAGGGGCGGAATATAGCAGTCGCGATAACTGGGGCGAGCTGGAACTGTCTAACCATAATGCCCGCGGTGACAATGAAACGGGGCTGCGTTTTTCATACTGGCATGATTTCAATGATCACTGGCGCTTGGGTACGGATGTTGAACGGCTAGCGCGTGATACACCACTGCGTGCGATTCGTAGCGGGGTGACGTCTAATCAGGCGGGAGGGTTCGTGCGTTGGTATGAAAACGAACGTCGTCAATACCAATTCAGTTTTGGGCTAAGTGATTTTTCTGACGATAACCAGCGACTCAACTATGCCATCAGCGGTTTAGAACGCCTGTTCACGGGTCCCTATCTGACGGTTGATTTGTTGCCATCTATTAGTATGAGTAGCAACAGTCAGCAGGATGGCGCGTATTACAGCCCTAAACGAGACCTTAGTGTTGCGCCGACTCTATTTGCCGACCATGTGTTGTACCGTCAATATGATCAAGTCTGGCGTCAACAATTTGTGCTGGGTGCCGGTTATTACTGGCAGCAAGACTATGGTGGCGGAATAAGTACCACAGCGGGCTATGGGCAGCGTTATGGGACCAATCAAGTATTTGATGTGGGCGCTATGTTGCTCTGGAGCAAGCAACCCTATGACGGTAAGCGCGAGCATGATTTAAGTCTCGTCTTTGATGTTAACTATAGATTTTGA
- the pgaB gene encoding poly-beta-1,6-N-acetyl-D-glucosamine N-deacetylase PgaB — protein sequence MLQVAAIVLALLSTIAAAKPADFLPPQQRALLNMNKPWPKNHFLALGYHDVEDEIADERYLSVRTSALNDQIAWLHDNGYTAISVQQILDAHNGGKSLPEKSVLLSFDDGYSSFYTRVYPLLKAYNWPALWAPVGQWLDTPADQSVDFGGLPTERERFANWEVVRALKDSPLVNIGSHTWDSHYGAQGNPQGSNQPVAAHRQYDPDKKEYESEAAFRNRIEKDVRKITEKIKEVTGKSPIAWVWPYGAANGTTLSIAQEYGYKMAFTLQTGLASVEDLSNIPRLLISGNPSIAEFARKVTQFEEQGETRVMHVDLDYVYDSDPAQQRKNIDALIQRVYDMKASHVFLQAYADPQGDGTVKELYFPNRWLPMRADLFNFISWQLQSRSSAKVYAWMPVLAFDLDKQIPRVQRWSEQGISTDPAQYRRLSPWSPVARQQITEIYEDLASHATFHGILFHDDALLSDFEDAGSDALAAYQAAGLGNNIASIRRSPEQLQAWSRYKSQFLIDFTKELTQAVRDIRGPQVRNARNIYAMPILEPNAEEWFAQNLNDFIQTYNWTAVMAMPLMEGVSLKQSNQWLKQLVNTVMEQKDAQKKVLFELQTLDWRKEGGHTPIPTSQLAEWMYLLQTSGARHFGYYPDDFLSNHPDLKTIRPAFSPYWYPDYD from the coding sequence GTGCTACAGGTTGCAGCCATTGTGTTGGCATTGCTCTCAACCATTGCTGCTGCTAAGCCAGCAGATTTTTTGCCGCCCCAACAGCGCGCGCTGCTGAACATGAACAAACCTTGGCCAAAGAATCACTTTTTGGCGTTGGGTTATCACGATGTGGAAGACGAAATAGCCGATGAGCGCTACCTATCGGTCAGAACTAGCGCGCTTAACGATCAAATTGCTTGGCTGCATGATAACGGCTATACCGCCATTAGTGTGCAACAAATTCTCGATGCCCATAACGGCGGCAAATCATTGCCTGAAAAATCGGTATTGTTAAGCTTTGATGACGGTTACAGCAGTTTTTATACCCGAGTCTATCCGCTGCTGAAGGCTTATAATTGGCCGGCTCTTTGGGCACCGGTAGGCCAGTGGCTGGATACTCCCGCTGATCAATCCGTGGATTTTGGCGGCTTGCCGACTGAACGTGAGCGTTTTGCTAATTGGGAAGTGGTGCGTGCACTGAAGGACTCTCCTTTGGTGAATATTGGTTCTCATACTTGGGATTCACACTATGGCGCTCAGGGTAATCCACAAGGCAGTAACCAGCCGGTTGCTGCCCATCGCCAGTACGATCCCGATAAAAAAGAGTATGAAAGCGAAGCCGCATTTCGTAACAGGATCGAGAAAGACGTACGAAAAATCACAGAAAAAATCAAAGAGGTGACCGGTAAATCGCCGATTGCGTGGGTTTGGCCCTACGGTGCGGCTAACGGCACTACGCTGTCAATTGCCCAGGAATACGGTTATAAAATGGCTTTTACCCTGCAAACTGGGCTGGCGAGTGTGGAGGATTTAAGCAATATTCCACGCTTGCTAATCTCAGGCAATCCCAGCATTGCTGAGTTCGCTAGAAAGGTGACTCAATTTGAGGAGCAAGGCGAGACACGTGTAATGCACGTCGATTTAGATTATGTCTACGACAGTGATCCCGCGCAGCAGCGTAAAAACATCGATGCCCTGATCCAGCGCGTATATGACATGAAAGCATCTCATGTTTTCTTGCAAGCGTATGCAGATCCGCAAGGCGATGGCACAGTGAAAGAGTTGTATTTCCCCAATCGCTGGTTACCAATGCGCGCCGATTTGTTCAATTTTATTTCTTGGCAGTTACAAAGCCGATCCAGCGCCAAAGTATATGCTTGGATGCCTGTGCTGGCTTTTGATTTGGATAAGCAGATCCCTCGAGTGCAACGCTGGTCTGAGCAAGGCATTAGCACAGACCCCGCACAATATCGGCGCCTCTCCCCTTGGAGTCCAGTGGCTCGTCAGCAAATTACTGAGATCTACGAAGATTTGGCGTCTCATGCCACATTTCACGGCATCCTTTTTCATGACGATGCATTGCTCTCAGATTTTGAGGATGCAGGTAGTGATGCGCTAGCGGCTTATCAAGCGGCGGGCTTAGGTAATAACATAGCGAGCATTCGTCGTTCTCCTGAACAACTGCAAGCATGGAGCCGTTATAAATCGCAATTTCTGATTGATTTTACAAAAGAACTCACCCAAGCGGTGCGCGATATTCGCGGGCCTCAAGTGAGAAACGCACGCAATATTTACGCTATGCCGATACTCGAGCCAAACGCAGAGGAGTGGTTCGCGCAAAATTTAAACGACTTTATACAGACTTATAATTGGACTGCCGTCATGGCCATGCCGTTGATGGAAGGCGTGTCGCTCAAGCAGAGCAATCAGTGGCTTAAGCAATTAGTCAACACCGTTATGGAGCAGAAAGATGCGCAAAAGAAAGTGTTATTTGAGCTGCAGACCCTAGATTGGCGTAAAGAAGGCGGTCACACGCCGATCCCTACTAGCCAGCTGGCCGAGTGGATGTATTTACTACAAACGAGCGGCGCTCGTCACTTTGGTTATTACCCCGATGACTTCTTGAGTAACCATCCGGATTTGAAAACCATCCGTCCTGCATTTTCACCCTACTGGTACCCAGACTATGACTGA
- the pgaC gene encoding poly-beta-1,6-N-acetyl-D-glucosamine synthase: protein MTDRIFAFLVLCIALSLPLGVASVFTGEVLLNFVFFWPLFMSGLWITGGIYFWFYRERHWAWGEDVAPPELLGNPLISILIPCFNEGVNARETIAAAMAQRYDNIEVIAINDGSSDNTAEVLDQLAQEYPRLRVIHLASNQGKAIALNTGAMAARSDLLVCIDGDAMLDRDAAAYMVLPLLENPRVGAVTGNPRIRTRSTLVGRIQVGEFSSIIGLIKRTQRIYGQVFTVSGVVAAFRKRALAEVGFWSNDMVTEDIDISWKLQLQHWSIFFEPRALCWILMPETLAGLWKQRLRWAQGGAEVFLKNIRNMWVWRNHRMWPLIAEFCLSTIWVFTYFVSLFIFIVGLFVSLPENLAIPQIFPPAFTGLLIGIVCLGQFSVSLLIERRYEKNLANSLFWIIWFPVVYWMLSLFTTLIAFTKVMLNDRRKRARWVSPDRGIGRIT, encoded by the coding sequence ATGACTGATCGAATCTTTGCTTTTTTAGTGTTGTGTATTGCGCTCAGCCTACCGTTAGGTGTGGCCAGCGTATTTACGGGTGAAGTATTGCTTAATTTCGTTTTTTTCTGGCCGTTGTTTATGTCAGGGCTGTGGATCACGGGCGGAATTTATTTCTGGTTCTACCGTGAACGCCATTGGGCGTGGGGAGAGGATGTGGCGCCCCCCGAGCTGCTGGGTAATCCACTGATTTCAATCTTGATCCCCTGCTTTAACGAGGGAGTTAACGCCCGAGAGACCATAGCTGCAGCCATGGCACAGCGCTATGACAATATCGAGGTGATTGCCATCAATGATGGCTCTTCTGACAATACCGCTGAGGTGCTAGATCAGCTGGCACAGGAATACCCACGGTTACGCGTTATTCATCTGGCAAGCAATCAAGGTAAAGCTATAGCCCTGAATACCGGCGCCATGGCTGCTCGCAGCGATTTACTGGTGTGCATAGACGGTGATGCGATGCTCGATCGAGATGCCGCCGCTTACATGGTGTTGCCATTGCTGGAAAATCCGCGTGTGGGGGCGGTCACCGGCAACCCACGCATTCGTACTCGTTCAACACTGGTTGGCCGAATACAGGTAGGCGAGTTTTCTTCAATCATTGGTTTGATCAAGCGTACCCAGCGCATTTATGGGCAGGTTTTTACGGTGTCGGGCGTGGTTGCTGCCTTTCGTAAGCGCGCCTTGGCTGAAGTCGGTTTTTGGAGTAACGACATGGTCACCGAAGATATTGATATCAGCTGGAAATTACAGCTCCAACACTGGTCTATCTTCTTTGAGCCGCGGGCGCTGTGCTGGATCTTGATGCCCGAAACTCTAGCCGGACTGTGGAAGCAACGTTTGCGCTGGGCACAAGGTGGCGCAGAGGTATTTCTTAAAAATATTCGCAATATGTGGGTATGGCGTAATCATCGTATGTGGCCCTTGATTGCTGAGTTTTGTCTATCAACAATTTGGGTGTTTACCTATTTTGTTAGTCTGTTCATCTTTATAGTTGGTCTGTTTGTATCTTTACCTGAAAACCTAGCGATACCACAAATTTTCCCGCCCGCCTTTACCGGATTGCTAATAGGCATTGTTTGTTTGGGGCAGTTCTCGGTCAGCTTATTGATTGAGCGACGCTATGAGAAAAATTTGGCCAATTCATTATTCTGGATTATTTGGTTCCCAGTGGTGTACTGGATGCTCAGTCTATTTACCACTCTGATAGCCTTTACTAAGGTCATGCTTAACGATCGTAGAAAACGAGCCCGCTGGGTTAGTCCTGACCGTGGTATCGGGAGGATTACATGA
- the pgaD gene encoding poly-beta-1,6-N-acetyl-D-glucosamine biosynthesis protein PgaD, whose protein sequence is MMSHPLIFTERRMLPRLIDSLLTLIAWGGFLWLIYHGVISVLHIQPEVEIQPFSLTISTITLYLLIALANSLLLILWAKYNQRRFRTERRTRREELSDEQLAMHFGLTPEILQQLTQSQIMVVSYNHDGTTLQVSVKRKLPVLGSGKQLLL, encoded by the coding sequence ATGATGAGCCATCCATTGATTTTTACCGAACGCCGCATGTTGCCAAGACTAATTGATAGCCTGTTGACCCTAATCGCTTGGGGCGGATTTCTCTGGCTGATATATCACGGCGTGATTTCTGTCCTGCACATTCAGCCAGAGGTCGAGATACAGCCGTTTAGTCTGACCATTAGTACTATTACTCTCTATTTATTGATCGCATTGGCCAACAGCTTGCTGTTAATTTTATGGGCAAAGTACAATCAGCGCCGTTTTCGCACCGAGCGTCGTACTCGGCGCGAAGAGTTATCTGATGAGCAATTGGCTATGCATTTTGGATTGACACCGGAAATCCTACAGCAACTTACCCAATCGCAAATAATGGTGGTTAGTTACAATCATGACGGGACCACATTGCAAGTTAGCGTCAAGCGTAAGCTGCCCGTCTTAGGCTCGGGTAAACAGTTGTTGCTTTAG